The Jatrophihabitans sp. genome has a segment encoding these proteins:
- a CDS encoding PfkB family carbohydrate kinase, with amino-acid sequence MPKAVSIGDVMLDTVITGCGVDLFSPNALVGVNFGSIQMLPGGNGVFFAQAALTVGFDPTVIVGRIGGRDGSPDPIGQILMNNLVSSGLVCDLEFDAHYPTGQAVLIYQDRDRRIVIADRGASGQNDLSLARLQPHLEGADVVHVSGYLAIPELQRRQIIAVLGHAKSMAVKVAIDVAPHNIVTLIGPAETRRFVRSGDFISCELETFIALQSSPDPVQHQDPRTVHLASREFFRPDSSVLIRLNALSDFLWSTKSTFEVFRIPYTEGSASLRFTDQVFAQCISRALAGAG; translated from the coding sequence ATGCCTAAGGCGGTTTCCATAGGCGACGTCATGCTGGATACCGTGATCACGGGTTGCGGCGTCGATCTCTTCTCGCCGAATGCCTTGGTGGGGGTCAACTTTGGTTCGATTCAGATGTTACCAGGCGGGAATGGAGTGTTCTTCGCGCAGGCCGCACTCACTGTCGGATTTGATCCTACGGTAATTGTCGGGCGGATTGGTGGGCGTGACGGATCGCCGGACCCTATCGGGCAGATATTGATGAATAACTTGGTCAGCTCCGGCTTGGTTTGCGACTTGGAATTTGATGCGCATTATCCGACGGGCCAAGCGGTGTTGATATACCAAGATCGAGACCGTCGGATTGTGATTGCCGACCGTGGCGCGAGTGGTCAGAATGACCTTTCCCTTGCACGGCTTCAACCGCACCTTGAAGGTGCAGATGTGGTGCACGTTTCGGGATACCTCGCTATTCCAGAGTTGCAGCGTCGTCAAATCATAGCGGTCCTAGGTCACGCAAAATCAATGGCCGTGAAGGTAGCAATAGACGTAGCTCCGCACAACATCGTAACGTTGATCGGCCCCGCTGAAACAAGGCGGTTCGTCCGCTCCGGAGATTTCATTTCGTGCGAGTTGGAGACCTTTATAGCGCTTCAGTCATCACCTGACCCGGTGCAGCATCAGGACCCTCGCACCGTGCACCTCGCTAGCCGCGAGTTCTTCCGTCCGGACTCTAGTGTACTCATTCGACTGAATGCTCTAAGCGACTTTCTTTGGTCGACTAAGTCAACCTTTGAAGTGTTCCGGATTCCATACACGGAGGGTTCAGCGAGCCTTCGGTTTACGGATCAAGTATTTGCTCAATGCATTTCGAGAGCACTGGCGGGCGCAGGATGA
- a CDS encoding helix-turn-helix transcriptional regulator has protein sequence MPRRRGVLGPPNGYLAPDGVWPDGPFQDDTPQTVLVAAQIAGRLRDVVAEAGLNVTQVSDGLGIARSTYYDIVSNGATLPDLHTIVRAEAFLNTRLWPRA, from the coding sequence ATGCCACGCCGCCGCGGAGTCCTGGGACCACCCAACGGCTACCTAGCCCCCGACGGCGTGTGGCCCGACGGCCCGTTCCAGGACGACACCCCGCAGACGGTGCTGGTCGCCGCCCAGATCGCGGGCCGCCTCCGAGACGTCGTCGCCGAGGCCGGCCTCAACGTCACCCAGGTCAGCGACGGCCTCGGCATCGCCCGCAGCACCTACTACGACATCGTCAGCAATGGCGCCACCCTGCCCGACCTGCACACCATCGTTCGCGCCGAGGCTTTCCTCAACACCCGACTCTGGCCGCGGGCCTAA
- a CDS encoding tetratricopeptide repeat protein — translation MPRKGKFWQGLRGAGGPSGRAESDPNPYQASPPDAHLSLDQVEAEGDIVALVASASGDSATIMQSVISPGVINVFASSDWMLRPRQLKPAPSPFVGRTDILEELDRLCSPGQNPTIISAIDGMGGIGKTATVLHWAHMRRESFVDGDLYIDLHGFDFRDPVPPATALVRFIRALGFPTSEIPQGLDDLASLFRTLVHHRRMLIFLDNARDASQVEPLLAAGEGLTTIITSRNRITSVDVGAPLRSITLPPLSVQESMTLLDELSGSGRFFQAPEALEELSRSCGFLPLALNLVGGRMAGRPHLAVSRLVDEIRNSHGGALLGALRSGAADTPHLDEIFAWSYHGLTARQATTFRLLGLPNAATISIDVARALTGASTVDDNIDSLVRASLVNEAEEDRFYLHDLLRTFARSRAMADETEETRSSAIRRMAAWYLGSSTAASNILMPERVLPRGLQADLADVKQFRVYETAMAWCERERTSFASAVHDAAQYGFHNLAWRMAVSMRGFYNIRKHWTEWESTHLVALDSAQADADVAGQAHVLNGLGTLMRQTHDASRAVAYHSQAYEIRLRLNDEFGAATALDGIGAALLDQGDFAGAIARFDEAYRLGLRIGSAHKQGWSLSNLGEAELARGDFEAARTYFRRSLDVRSTVADPWGEGRTRHFVGKVELDAGNYNQAADLLGDAAAFRRRIGDIWGTAWSLAGQSEANLNRQQWEIAVQLLGEAVALLESIRDPDADLLRLRLCSLTESGPDLVTPGFDHLGF, via the coding sequence ATGCCGCGCAAAGGTAAATTCTGGCAAGGATTACGTGGTGCTGGTGGTCCAAGTGGCCGGGCAGAGTCGGATCCTAACCCGTATCAGGCGTCTCCACCTGATGCCCATCTATCGCTCGATCAAGTTGAAGCCGAAGGTGACATCGTTGCTCTTGTCGCCTCAGCGTCGGGCGACTCGGCAACGATTATGCAGTCTGTTATCAGCCCTGGCGTTATCAACGTATTTGCGTCGTCTGATTGGATGTTACGTCCTCGACAGCTAAAGCCTGCCCCATCGCCATTTGTAGGGCGCACCGACATTTTGGAAGAACTTGATCGTCTTTGCAGCCCCGGACAGAACCCAACTATCATATCGGCGATCGACGGAATGGGCGGCATAGGAAAGACCGCCACGGTGCTGCACTGGGCGCATATGCGTCGTGAATCTTTTGTGGACGGAGACCTATATATCGATCTTCACGGATTTGACTTCCGTGATCCCGTCCCGCCGGCGACCGCGCTAGTCAGATTCATACGCGCGCTCGGTTTTCCTACTAGCGAGATCCCACAGGGGCTTGACGATCTTGCATCGCTGTTTCGAACTTTAGTCCACCATAGGCGCATGCTTATCTTTCTTGATAATGCGCGCGATGCATCTCAAGTCGAGCCGCTTCTTGCGGCCGGCGAGGGGCTAACTACAATCATCACGAGTAGGAATCGCATCACATCGGTTGATGTCGGAGCCCCGCTCAGGTCAATCACATTGCCACCTCTAAGCGTCCAAGAGTCCATGACTTTGCTCGACGAGCTGTCGGGGTCTGGGCGCTTCTTCCAAGCACCCGAGGCTCTCGAGGAGCTGTCGCGAAGCTGCGGGTTCCTGCCTCTCGCCCTAAATTTGGTAGGTGGGCGAATGGCTGGGCGCCCGCATCTGGCAGTCTCAAGACTCGTCGACGAGATTCGAAATTCACATGGTGGTGCCCTGCTCGGAGCATTGCGCAGCGGAGCTGCCGACACGCCGCATCTTGATGAGATCTTCGCCTGGTCGTATCACGGCTTGACTGCCCGTCAGGCGACAACTTTCAGGTTGTTGGGACTGCCCAACGCTGCCACGATCAGCATCGATGTAGCGAGAGCCCTCACAGGCGCGTCCACGGTCGACGACAACATCGACTCGTTGGTCCGCGCAAGTCTGGTAAATGAGGCTGAGGAGGATCGCTTCTACCTTCATGACCTGCTTCGCACGTTCGCACGCAGTCGTGCCATGGCGGACGAGACGGAAGAGACACGATCTTCCGCTATCCGCCGAATGGCTGCGTGGTATTTGGGCAGCTCAACGGCGGCCAGCAATATCCTAATGCCGGAACGCGTACTGCCTAGGGGGCTGCAAGCCGATCTCGCCGACGTGAAGCAATTCCGGGTATACGAGACCGCGATGGCCTGGTGTGAGAGGGAACGTACGAGCTTCGCGAGCGCAGTTCACGATGCCGCTCAGTACGGATTCCATAACCTCGCATGGCGTATGGCGGTGTCGATGCGGGGCTTCTATAACATTCGGAAGCACTGGACCGAATGGGAGTCGACCCACCTAGTGGCTCTCGACTCGGCCCAGGCTGATGCCGATGTGGCGGGACAGGCTCACGTCCTGAACGGTTTAGGCACGCTTATGCGACAAACGCACGATGCGTCGCGTGCCGTCGCCTACCATTCCCAGGCGTACGAGATACGACTGCGGCTCAACGATGAGTTCGGCGCAGCAACGGCACTCGATGGTATTGGTGCCGCCTTGCTCGATCAAGGTGATTTCGCCGGCGCCATAGCCCGGTTCGATGAAGCTTACAGGCTTGGCCTGCGCATTGGCAGTGCGCATAAGCAGGGCTGGTCATTGAGCAACCTCGGAGAGGCCGAGCTTGCCCGCGGCGATTTTGAGGCGGCGCGGACATACTTCCGCCGGTCTCTCGACGTTCGGTCCACCGTCGCGGACCCGTGGGGTGAGGGCCGCACCCGTCACTTTGTCGGCAAGGTCGAACTTGACGCGGGCAATTACAACCAAGCTGCCGACCTGCTCGGTGATGCGGCCGCATTTCGCCGGAGGATCGGAGATATCTGGGGAACCGCTTGGAGTCTCGCTGGGCAAAGTGAGGCAAATCTAAATCGGCAGCAGTGGGAGATCGCAGTCCAACTCTTGGGCGAGGCTGTGGCTCTGCTCGAGTCGATACGTGATCCCGACGCTGATTTGCTTCGTCTTCGACTATGCTCACTTACCGAGTCCGGTCCTGATTTGGTGACCCCAGGCTTTGACCATCTGGGGTTTTGA
- a CDS encoding helix-turn-helix transcriptional regulator, whose protein sequence is MARQYSPPATYLAEGGTWPDGPFGPDAPVLTEAAAQYTAAVRAELERRGWSIARLARETGMTAPWASRMLRGLAWADLDAVVRIERVLQVSFFPEDNA, encoded by the coding sequence GTGGCCCGTCAATACAGCCCGCCAGCCACCTACCTCGCCGAAGGCGGCACCTGGCCCGACGGCCCGTTCGGACCTGACGCGCCGGTCTTGACCGAAGCGGCAGCTCAGTACACCGCAGCGGTGCGCGCAGAGTTGGAGCGGCGAGGCTGGAGCATCGCCCGCCTGGCCCGCGAGACAGGGATGACCGCCCCGTGGGCGTCGCGGATGCTGCGCGGCCTCGCCTGGGCAGATCTGGACGCGGTCGTCCGCATCGAGCGGGTGCTGCAGGTCAGCTTCTTCCCCGAGGACAATGCGTGA
- a CDS encoding abortive infection family protein: protein MVIDGRPELVHVRTRRAVRELMSDTVLRDIDGMWQDEGFAPGAEDPDVGGQRVSRFQSYLDQVDWTDHLHVARALRVFETALTDFDEQHLAGVRRALERDGYTLAEGRITGGPIAMTVREGSLSAVEDPGAIREHLDRISRALADDDPAQAIGSAKELIESTAKLVLRTRGQQVSDRDDFPELVRAAQTALEVHPKQATPGPDGSDAVKRILGGTTAAALGVNELRRRGFGTGHGDAGRRPGLGPRHAHLAVSSAKLWCEFMLDTLADPAAPWRKHTEGEAAS, encoded by the coding sequence GTGGTGATCGACGGTCGGCCCGAGCTCGTGCACGTCCGCACACGACGCGCGGTGCGGGAGCTGATGAGCGACACCGTGCTGCGTGACATCGACGGTATGTGGCAAGACGAAGGATTTGCCCCCGGAGCAGAGGACCCCGATGTCGGCGGTCAGCGAGTGTCGCGGTTCCAGTCCTATCTCGACCAGGTCGACTGGACCGACCATTTGCACGTGGCTAGGGCGCTGCGGGTGTTCGAGACCGCGCTGACCGACTTCGACGAGCAGCACCTGGCCGGTGTGCGCCGTGCTCTCGAGAGGGACGGCTACACCCTCGCCGAGGGGCGCATTACGGGCGGGCCGATCGCGATGACCGTCAGGGAGGGGTCGCTATCGGCTGTGGAGGATCCGGGGGCTATCCGCGAGCACCTGGACCGCATCTCTCGAGCGCTGGCCGACGACGACCCGGCGCAGGCCATCGGCTCCGCGAAGGAGCTCATCGAGTCCACCGCCAAGCTCGTGCTCCGCACCCGCGGGCAGCAGGTCAGCGACCGCGACGACTTCCCCGAGCTCGTGCGTGCCGCGCAGACCGCGCTGGAGGTCCACCCAAAACAAGCGACCCCCGGTCCGGACGGCTCTGACGCGGTCAAGCGCATCCTCGGCGGGACGACAGCGGCTGCGCTCGGCGTGAACGAGCTACGCCGTCGGGGCTTCGGCACCGGGCACGGCGACGCCGGCCGGCGGCCCGGGCTGGGGCCAAGGCACGCGCACCTGGCGGTGTCCTCGGCAAAGTTGTGGTGTGAGTTCATGCTCGACACGCTCGCCGACCCGGCCGCGCCTTGGCGCAAGCACACCGAGGGGGAGGCTGCGTCATGA
- a CDS encoding DUF4041 domain-containing protein, with translation MDDAFSRQGRYAPSTQVKPYPGKGQDRRKAASMEGPSATMTAARALRPGEALPLSDLGPTAAAGLTVGLTAAGTTPDLVAMLVGDNGKVRTDDDLVFYNNPASADGGVTWTGRSQAPQWLTISPARLDADVDRVVLGAAGGLLEAPVPGLLTVTVADTFGTPLAAASFQADAHLAAMILLEVYRRAGAWRLRLLAQGYAGGLAALVTEFGVDVDDPGTAAAPDSAPSAAPAPSPAPTPAPQQQPAMPQPQPQWQAPGYPPPAPQPQSHPPSPPPQQPAHQPYPAAPPAYPAQPYPGQPGPQWTPEQGQQGRRGLFTSRKRAQLEAQNAELSRLLTATGAMDNAALDAERRRLVGEIADLSAEAERRRADLAGLEQRLQQVRAAIAVAEGDMELTEVGIYNYRHRLDDSIAYKAQLDQLRDRIKIAAKVGNAVTGSTSWTVNGSAAQGRKMVNEVSKLMLRAYNADADHAVRTMRPYKLDSALARLDTTRSTIARLGQTMSIAVTDYYHQLKRAELELTSDYLNKVEEEKEHQRELREQQREQARADAEYAREQAKLERDRDKYADALVRLESSGADPQHIAQVRSQLSSVNAALDQVAYRRSNMRLGYVYVISNIGAFGQQMVKIGMTRRVAPEDRVRELGDASVPFRFDTHALIFSEDAVALETALHQRFADQAVNLVNRQREFFYVTPAEVRQALAEMNLINNIVVEYDEQTPADEWRRSGGPDRALLPT, from the coding sequence GTGGACGATGCTTTCTCGCGTCAGGGGCGCTACGCCCCCTCCACCCAGGTGAAGCCCTACCCTGGCAAAGGGCAAGATCGTCGCAAAGCCGCCTCAATGGAAGGACCGTCGGCCACCATGACCGCTGCTCGCGCGTTGCGCCCTGGTGAAGCACTGCCGTTGTCTGACCTTGGCCCGACCGCTGCAGCTGGTCTGACTGTCGGGTTGACCGCCGCAGGGACGACACCGGATCTGGTCGCGATGCTCGTCGGGGACAACGGCAAGGTCCGGACCGATGACGACCTCGTCTTCTACAACAACCCGGCCAGCGCCGACGGCGGCGTCACCTGGACCGGTCGATCTCAAGCGCCGCAGTGGCTGACCATTTCACCGGCCCGTCTGGACGCCGACGTCGACCGTGTCGTCCTCGGCGCCGCCGGCGGGCTGCTGGAGGCACCGGTGCCCGGGCTGCTCACGGTCACCGTCGCCGATACATTCGGGACGCCGCTGGCCGCGGCCTCGTTCCAGGCCGACGCGCATCTGGCAGCGATGATTCTGCTGGAGGTGTACCGGCGCGCCGGCGCGTGGCGGCTACGGCTGCTCGCGCAGGGCTACGCCGGAGGTCTCGCCGCGCTCGTCACCGAATTCGGCGTTGACGTCGACGATCCCGGCACCGCTGCGGCACCGGACTCGGCTCCCTCGGCGGCGCCAGCGCCGAGCCCTGCCCCGACACCAGCGCCACAGCAGCAGCCGGCCATGCCGCAGCCCCAACCCCAGTGGCAGGCGCCGGGCTACCCTCCGCCAGCACCTCAGCCACAAAGCCACCCGCCGTCGCCCCCACCGCAGCAGCCCGCCCACCAGCCCTATCCAGCGGCGCCGCCCGCCTACCCGGCTCAGCCGTATCCCGGTCAGCCCGGACCGCAGTGGACGCCGGAGCAGGGTCAGCAGGGCCGGCGGGGTTTGTTCACCTCACGCAAGCGCGCGCAGCTCGAAGCGCAGAACGCCGAGCTGAGCCGGCTGCTGACTGCGACCGGTGCGATGGACAACGCCGCACTCGACGCTGAGCGCCGTCGGCTGGTCGGCGAGATCGCCGACCTGTCCGCCGAGGCCGAGCGGCGCCGCGCAGACCTCGCCGGGCTCGAGCAGCGCCTCCAGCAGGTCCGCGCGGCGATCGCCGTCGCCGAAGGAGACATGGAGCTCACCGAGGTCGGCATCTACAACTACCGCCACCGCCTGGACGACTCCATCGCCTACAAAGCACAGCTCGACCAACTACGAGACCGCATCAAGATCGCCGCCAAAGTTGGCAACGCCGTCACCGGCTCCACGAGCTGGACCGTCAACGGTTCCGCCGCGCAGGGCCGCAAGATGGTCAACGAGGTGTCCAAGCTGATGCTGCGCGCCTACAACGCCGACGCCGACCACGCAGTACGCACAATGCGGCCGTACAAGCTCGACTCGGCCCTCGCCCGGCTCGACACCACCCGCTCGACCATCGCGCGACTAGGGCAGACCATGTCCATCGCGGTCACCGACTACTACCACCAACTCAAGCGCGCCGAGCTCGAGCTCACCTCGGATTATCTGAACAAGGTCGAGGAGGAGAAGGAGCACCAGCGCGAGTTGCGTGAGCAGCAGCGCGAGCAGGCCCGCGCCGACGCCGAGTACGCACGTGAGCAGGCCAAACTCGAGCGTGACCGCGACAAGTACGCCGATGCGCTCGTCCGGCTGGAGTCCTCCGGCGCCGACCCGCAGCACATAGCGCAGGTCCGGTCCCAACTTTCCTCGGTAAACGCAGCCCTGGATCAGGTCGCCTACCGGCGGTCGAACATGCGCCTGGGCTACGTGTACGTGATCTCCAACATCGGCGCGTTCGGCCAACAGATGGTCAAGATCGGCATGACTCGCCGCGTCGCACCCGAGGACCGCGTCCGCGAGCTCGGCGACGCGTCAGTGCCTTTCCGGTTCGACACGCACGCGCTCATCTTCAGCGAAGACGCCGTCGCCCTGGAGACCGCGCTCCACCAGCGTTTCGCTGACCAGGCAGTCAACCTCGTCAACCGCCAACGGGAGTTCTTCTACGTCACCCCCGCAGAGGTGCGGCAGGCGTTGGCCGAGATGAACCTGATCAACAACATCGTCGTCGAATACGACGAGCAGACCCCCGCCGACGAATGGCGCCGCTCCGGAGGACCGGACCGCGCGCTGCTACCCACCTGA
- a CDS encoding DUF6308 family protein, with protein sequence MIPSAEVLLYRTEMMGTAATVPGMDLVVAATPGTWRVPTYPQLADAKACATAALSDVGDWPVSDRLAAYYELRGNYAGASFTQLQDAHRSSADSRRITVADLHAVSLLSVRVPPAVTRALIDNIDGHTTKVNGALAALDNLGVRHLRDAGPDALQAMDGVATALMAACRRRGTKSTSNPWAWVLVSKIAARKAPDLFPVRDSIVCTALGLIGRGKPQGTWRIDWQVYRALLLDNDVRSAIIAAQDGLADRTRADYGREQDELRVLDAALWTYEIWRMDA encoded by the coding sequence ATGATCCCCAGCGCTGAAGTGCTGCTCTACCGTACGGAAATGATGGGCACTGCGGCTACCGTGCCCGGTATGGACTTGGTTGTGGCCGCAACCCCCGGTACCTGGCGGGTACCTACCTACCCGCAGTTGGCCGACGCGAAAGCTTGCGCGACCGCCGCGCTGAGCGACGTGGGCGACTGGCCCGTCTCTGATCGGCTTGCGGCCTACTACGAGTTGCGCGGCAACTACGCCGGAGCGAGCTTCACCCAGCTCCAAGACGCCCACCGGTCCTCGGCAGACTCACGTCGCATCACCGTGGCCGACCTACACGCAGTGTCGCTGCTGTCCGTACGCGTCCCGCCGGCTGTCACTCGAGCACTCATCGACAACATCGACGGTCACACAACGAAGGTCAACGGCGCACTCGCCGCGCTCGACAACCTCGGCGTACGGCACTTGCGCGACGCCGGGCCCGACGCGCTCCAGGCGATGGATGGCGTCGCCACGGCGTTGATGGCCGCATGCCGACGCCGCGGCACCAAGAGCACAAGCAACCCATGGGCATGGGTACTTGTGTCCAAGATCGCCGCCCGCAAGGCACCGGATCTGTTCCCTGTCCGCGACAGCATCGTGTGCACCGCACTCGGGCTCATCGGCCGCGGCAAACCTCAAGGAACCTGGCGCATCGACTGGCAGGTGTACCGGGCACTGCTACTCGACAACGACGTCCGGTCCGCCATCATCGCCGCGCAAGACGGACTCGCCGACCGGACCCGGGCGGATTACGGACGAGAGCAGGACGAGCTTCGCGTGCTCGACGCCGCCCTGTGGACCTACGAAATCTGGCGCATGGACGCCTAG